The Acanthochromis polyacanthus isolate Apoly-LR-REF ecotype Palm Island chromosome 5, KAUST_Apoly_ChrSc, whole genome shotgun sequence genome includes a window with the following:
- the LOC110967165 gene encoding tripartite motif-containing protein 16-like gives MEQQRNQSDSEKLSCSICLDLLKDPISTSCGHSYCMDCIKTHWDGEDGKRIYSCPQCRKTFIPRPEVEKNVTLADLVEDLKKTRLQAAAEDLCYAGPGDVSCDSCTGRKLKAVKSCLQCLVSFCQQHLQPHYQSAAFKKHQLVEPSKNLQENICSRHDKMMEIFCLTDQQLICFLCTKYEHEGHKTVSAAAERMKKQKEVEVSRLKVQQRIQDRQKDVELLQQELEVIRVSADKTVEDSQEMFTQMIHLLQNRRRDVEQQIRSQQKMEERRVKELEEKLEQEIRDLKRKDAELKQLSDTPDHSHFLHNYPSVSALSESKPLSNVIIRPLRHFEDVTAAVKELRDHLQDILRDTWTNISLAITEVDVLLPQPEPETRDGFLKYSREITLDPNTANRYLLLSEGNKKVTLMEKEQPYPDHPERFTFWFQVLSKESLTGRCYWEVEWRGGGVEVSVAKKNICREGDSDECGFGCNDKSWSLDCDTNSYEFWYNNISTDVSGPQSSRIGVYLDHRAGFLSFYSVSETMTLLHRVQTTFTEPIHAGVCLSDDDGATAEFLKVK, from the coding sequence ATGGAGCAGCAAAGAAATCAGTCGGATTCAGAGAAACTCTCTTGTTCCATCTGTCTGGATCTACTGAAGGATCCGATCTCTACTTCCTGTGGACACAGCTACTGCATGGACTGTATTAAAACACACTGGGATGGAGAGGATGGGAAGAGAATCTACAGCTGCCCTCAGTGCAGGAAGACTTTCATACCGAGGcctgaagtggaaaaaaatgtcacgtTGGCAGATTTAGTGGAGGATCTGAAGAAGACCAgactccaagctgctgctgaagatcTCTGCTATGCTGGACCTGGAGATGTGTCCTGTGATTCCTGCACTGGGAGGAAACTGAAAGCTGTCAAGTCCTGTCTGCAGTGTCTGGTCTCTTTCTGTCAGCAACACCTCCAGCCTCACTATCAATCTGCTGCTTTTAAGAAACACCAGCTGGTGGAGCCCTCCAAGAAcctccaggagaacatctgctctcgTCATGATAAGATGATGGAgattttctgtctcactgaccaacagttgatttgttttctctgcacaAAATATGAACATGAAGGACACAAAAccgtctcagcagcagcagaaaggatgaagaagcagaaggaggtggaggtgagTCGACTGAAGGtccagcagagaatccaggacagacagaaagacgtgGAGCTGCTTCAACAGGAGCTGGAAGTCATCAGAGTCTCTGCTGATAAAACAGTGGAGGACAGTCAGGAGATGTTCACCCAGatgatccatctcctccagaACAGACGGCGagatgtggagcagcagatcagatcccAGCAGAAGATGGAAGAGAGACGAGTCAAAGAGCttgaggagaagctggagcaggagatcagggatctgaagaggaaagacgctgagctgaagcagctcTCAGATACACCAGATCACAGCCACTTCCTCCACAACTACCCCTCAGTGTCAGCACTCAGTGAGTCCAAACCCTTATCCAATGTCATCATCCGTCCTCTGAGACACTTTGAGGacgtgacagcagctgtgaaagAGCTCAGAGATCATCTACAGGACATTCTGAGGGACACGTGGACAAACATCTCACTGGCAATCACTGAAGTGGATGTTCTATTGCcacaaccagaaccagagaCCAGAGATGGATTCTTAAAGTATTCAAGAGAAATCactctggatccaaacacagcaaacagatATCTGTTATTATCTGAAGGGAACAAAAAAGTAACATTAATGGAAAAAGAACAACcttatcctgatcatccagagaGATTCACTTTTTGGTTTCAGGTTCTGAGTAAagagagtctgactggacgttgttactgggaggtggagtggagaggaggaggagttgaaGTATCAGTCGCAAAGAAGAATATCTGCAGAGAAGGAGACTCAGATGAATGTGGATTTGGATGTAATGACAAATCTTGGTCTTTAGATTGTGACACCAACAGTTATGAATTTTGGTACAACAACATCTCCACTGACGTCTCTGGTCCTCAGTCCTCCAGAATCGGAGTCTATCTGGATCACAGAGcaggttttctgtctttctacagcgtctctgaaaccatgactctcctccacagagtccagaccacattcactgagcCCATACATGCTGGAGTTTGTCTTTCAGATGATGATGGAGCCACTGCAGAGTTCCTTAAAGTCAAATAG